The region GGGGATGAGTTGAATCGGGCTGCGTCGAGTTCTTGGTCCTGGTCGGAGCGACGAGACTTGCTGGTGATGCAGACAAGCAATCTCTTGTGCACGAGAGGGTCTGCGCTGGCGGATGGAGGCGACCTTCAAGAGCCATTCGCCCGGCGACCTCGATTTCCTCCCGCTTGCTCATCTCGTCCACTCGCGCAACCCAGCATGGCTCAAGGCTCCCCTGCCGCCAGATTCCGGCATCTCGAGCGCCGCTGCGCGGCCCTCCAATCCCGCGCTTCTCCGCGCTCGGGTGGATCGAAGACCCGCGCTTCGTAAAGGTTGTCTCCCCCCAGAGAGGTGTCTCAAGAATTCGTGGGGCGGAGGACGCTCGAGCTCTCGCTCTGGGGCAGATAATCCTGTTGTTGCCAGGGGTTGCAGGGTGGAGTTGCGTGGCGCTCGCAACTCGGGGGCCGACTGGTTCACTACGAGCGTTGCTCTTCGTGTGACGGCATCGCGCGACGTGAGGCCGGCGTCTCCATTTCCTTCCGAGCCGGGAAGGGGAGGCGGGAGGGCAGCTCGCGATGTCGAAGGTGGACCGTCCAGTCCATACCCGGCCATCGCGAGCCCCTGAGTAGGAACAGCGGCTCAGGTCCCCAGTCCGTCAAGAGCCTTCTGCATTGCGGTCATTCCGGCCTCCATCATGGGGCCGATGACGGCACTGGCTTCGTGGGGCAGGAAATCAGCAGTCCAGACAATCCGACTCCCAATGCCTTCCGCGAAGACCTGGACCGCTCCGTTGTAGTGGGTCATTGGTACACCTTCCGCGCTCCACACGAGGCGCCGTCTCTCAT is a window of Myxococcaceae bacterium JPH2 DNA encoding:
- a CDS encoding SRPBCC family protein — protein: MASIHKDITTRATPELVWAAIRDIGALHTRLVPGFVVDTRLEPGARVVTFGNGMVVKEPIVTVDDERRRLVWSAEGVPMTHYNGAVQVFAEGIGSRIVWTADFLPHEASAVIGPMMEAGMTAMQKALDGLGT